The Pochonia chlamydosporia 170 chromosome 1, whole genome shotgun sequence genome window below encodes:
- a CDS encoding metallophosphoesterase (similar to Cordyceps militaris CM01 XP_006665947.1) produces MLTLVVLVVLSALTGVTVQSPARLLDTQEPESYQDNNKIRHPLSFDKDGTFQISIFEDLHFGENAWDQWGPQQDINSVKVINSILDNETPNLVVLNGDLITGENTYLENSTEYIDQIVEPLVSRGLTWASTYGNHDHNFNISGAGILAREKKWPNSRTKSMVPGRNAGVTNYYLPVYSDGCKTCNCTPEMILWFFDSRGGFYFRERNADGSQVGQPDWVDVSVVNWFQSTNARIRQRFGKIIPSLAFVHIPTNASVAVQTEHGRDSVNPNNEPGINDDFPLAQQAQGWCEDGSNGKNCTYGGQDVPFMQAITTTPGLIAIFSGHDHGATWCYKWDHLVPGMTVAGNGINLCFGQHSGYGGYGNWIRGARQVRLSKDTFSRQKWEAETWIRLESGSVVGSVNLNATYGKDWYPATPNDKTYCPTCNYTVITPGPRRR; encoded by the exons atgttgaccttggtggtgctggttgtGCTCTCTGCACTTACAGGAGTTACGGTTCAATCTCCCGCTCGATTATTAGACACCCAGGAACCAGAATCCTACCAGGATAACAACAAGATTCGCCATCCGCTTTCATTTGACAAGGACGGAACATTTCAAATATCCATATTTGAAGACTTGCACTTTGGAGAGA ACGCCTGGGACCAATGGGGTCCGCAACAAGACATAAACTCGGTCAAGgtcatcaacagcatccTCGACAACGAAACGCCGAACCTCGTAGTTCTCAACGGCGACTTAATCACCGGTGAAAATACCTATCTTGAGAACAGCACCGAGTACATCGACCAGATTGTCGAGCCGCTGGTTTCCCGAGGTCTAACATGGGCATCTACGTATGGCAATCACGATCACAACTTTAACATTTCTGGAGCAGGGATACTTGCTCGTGAAAAGAAGTGGCCCAACTCCAGAACCAAAAGCATGGTTCCTGGCCGCAACGCTGGTGTGACAAACTACTATCTGCCCGTCTATTCCGATGGCTGCAAGACATGTAACTGCACGCCCGAGATGATTCTATGGTTCTTCGATTCCCGCGGCGGTTTTTACTTCCGGGAACGAAATGCCGACGGCAGCCAAGTCGGCCAACCAGACTGGGTCGACGTCTCTGTAGTAAACTGGTTTCAATCTACAAATGCCAGAATCAGACAACGCTTCGGCAAGATTATCCCATCGCTGGCATTCGTACACATACCCACCAATGCATCCGTGGCTGTACAGACCGAGCATGGAAGAGATAGTGTAAACCCCAATAACGAACCTGGCATCAACGACGATTTCCCGCTCGCtcaacaagcccaaggcTGGTGTGAGGACGGAAGCAATGGCAAAAATTGCACATACGGCGGCCAAGACGTGCCCTTTAtgcaagccatcaccacgaCACCTGGTCTCATTGCCATTTTCTCAGGCCATGACCATGGCGCAACATGGTGCTACAAATGGGACCACCTAGTTCCCGGAATGACTGTTGCAGGAAACGGCATCAACCTCTGCTTCGGCCAGCACTCTGGTTATGGCGGCTACGGCAACTGGATCCGCGGAGCCAGACAAGTTCGTCTGTCAAAAGACACATTCAGCCGGCAGAAGTGGGAGGCCGAAACGTGGATTCGGCTGGAAAGTGGCTCCGTGGTAGGGAGTGTAAATCTGAATGCTACCTATGGGAAGGACTGGTATCCAGCTACGCCAAACGACAAGACGTACTGTCCTACCTGTAATTATACCGTCATTACGCCGGGTCCGAGGAGACGCTGA
- a CDS encoding peroxidase/catalase 2 (similar to Aspergillus terreus NIH2624 XP_001217043.1), protein MAESKCPHLNVAGGGTRNRDWWPESVKLNILRQNTSVTNPLGEEFDYVSAFKTLDYESLKKDLTALMTDSQDWWPADFGHYGGLFIRMAWHSAGTYRVFDGRGGGGQAQQRFAPLNSWPDNVSLDKARRLLWPIKQKYGNKISWADLLILTGNVALESMGFKTYGFAGGRVDSWEADESVFWGGENTWLGNNVRYNDNKDSQKRDLESPLAAAHMGLIYVNPEGPDGNPDPVAAARDIRTTFGRMAMNDEETVALIAGGHSFGKTHGAGPATNVGKEPDGAAIEQQGLGWKSTYGTGKGPDTITSGLEVIWTKTPAQWSHNFFEYLFKYEWELTKSPAGANQWVAKTNDEIIPDAYDANKKHKPRMLTTDLSLRFDPAYEKISRRFLENPDQFADAFARAWFKLTHRDMGPKSLYVGPEAPTEDLIWQDPIPPVNHALIDEKDAGAIKEEILKSGLDVSKLVSTAWASASTFRGSDKRGGANGARIRLAPQKDWKVNNPAQLSQVLSTLEDIQKRFNQSGKTVSLADVIVLAGAAGVEKAARDAGVNITVPFTPGRNDATQEQTDVESVGYLEPLADGFRNYGKSHGAVKQEHLLVDRANLLTLSAPELTVLIGGLRTLNANYDGSALGVFTSRPGVLTNDFFVNLLDANTEWKATGEDTFEGVDRKTGAKKWIASRNDLILGSHPELRAVSEVYGSGDGAQRFVKDFVAAWDKVMNLDRFDVKKGGNKKAARL, encoded by the coding sequence ATGGCCGAGAGCAAGTGTCCTCACCTCAACGTCGCTGGCGGCGGTACCAGAAACCGTGACTGGTGGCCCGAGTCCGTCAAGCTCAACATCCTCCGCCAGAATACCTCTGTCACCAACCCTCTCGGCGAGGAGTTTGACTATGTCTCAGCCTTCAAGACTCTCGACTACGAGAGCCTCAAGAAGGACCTTACTGCCCTCATGACCGACTCCCAAGATTGGTGGCCCGCCGACTTTGGCCACTACGGAGGTCTTTTCATCAGAATGGCTTGGCACAGTGCTGGCACTTACCGAGTCTTTGACGGTCGTGGTGGCGGTGGTCAGGCACAGCAGCGATTTGCCCCCCTCAACAGCTGGCCCGACAATGTCAGTCTGGACAAGGCTAGACGTCTACTTTGGCCCATCAAGCAGAAGTACGGCAACAAGATCTCATGGGCCGATTTGCTCATCCTCACTGGCAATGTTGCCCTCGAGTCCATGGGCTTCAAGACCTACGGTTTCGCTGGTGGCCGTGTCGATAGCTGGGAAGCTGACGAGTCTGTCTTCTGGGGTGGCGAAAACACCTGGTTGGGCAACAATGTCCGATACAATGACAACAAGGACTCCCAGAAGCGTGATCTCGAATCTCCTCTGGCTGCTGCCCACATGGGTCTCATTTACGTCAACCCCGAGGGTCCTGATGGCAACCCTGACCCCGTTGCCGCTGCTCGCGACATCCGCACCACTTTCGGCCGCATGGCCATGAATGACGAGGAGACCGTTGCCCTGATTGCCGGAGGACACAGCTTCGGTAAGACTCACGGTGCCGGCCCTGCCACCAACGTTGGTAAGGAGCCTGATGGTGCCGCTATTGAGCAGCAGGGCCTTGGGTGGAAGAGCACCTACGGCACTGGCAAGGGCCCCGATACCATCACCAGCGGTCTCGAGGTTATCTGGACCAAGACTCCCGCCCAGTGGAGCCACAACTTCTTCGAGTATCTCTTCAAGTACGAGTGGGAGCTCACCAAGAGCCCTGCGGGTGCCAACCAGTGGGTTGCCAAGACCAATGACGAGATCATCCCCGACGCCTACGatgcaaacaagaagcacaagcCCAGAATGTTGACCACTGATTTGTCTCTGCGCTTCGATCCCGCTTACGAGAAGATTTCTCGCCGCTTCCTCGAGAACCCCGACCAGTTCGCCGATGCATTTGCTCGCGCCTGGTTCAAGCTTACCCACCGTGATATGGGCCCCAAGTCTCTCTACGTCGGACCCGAGGCGCCCACTGAGGACCTCATCTGGCAGGACCCCATCCCCCCCGTCAACCACGCCCTGATCGACGAAAAGGACGCTGGTGCCATCAAGGAGGAGATcctcaagtctggtcttgacGTTTCCAAGCTCGTTTCTACTGCCTGGGCTTCTGCCTCTACCTTCCGTGGCAGCGACAAGCGTGGTGGCGCCAACGGAGCCCGCATTCGTCTTGCTCCCCAGAAGGACTGGAAAGTCAACAACCCTGCTCAGTTGTCTCAGGTCCTCAGCACCCTGGAGGACATCCAGAAGCGCTTCAACCAGTCTGGCAAGACTGTCTCTCTTGCTGATGTCATTGTCctggctggtgctgctggtgttgaaaaGGCTGCTCGTGATGCTGGTGTCAACATCACTGTTCCCTTCACTCCCGGTCGCAACGATGCTACCCAGGAGCAGACTGACGTTGAGTCTGTTGGTTACCTCGAGCCCTTGGCCGACGGCTTCCGCAACTACGGAAAGTCTCACGGCGCTGTCAAGCAGGAGCACCTGCTTGTCGACCGTGCCAACCTGCTCACTCTCTCTGCCCCTGAGCTCACAGTTCTCATTGGTGGTCTGCGTACCCTGAATGCCAATTACGATGGCTCTGCTCTTGGTGTCTTCACCTCGCGCCCTGGTGTTTTGACCAACGACTTTTTTGTCAACCTGTTGGACGCCAACACCGAGTGGAAGGCTACTGGCGAGGACACCTTCGAAGGTGTTGACCGCAAGACCGGTGCCAAGAAGTGGATCGCCTCCCGCAATGATCTTATCTTGGGCTCCCACCCCGAGCTTCGTGCCGTTTCCGAAGTATACGGCAGCGGTGATGGTGCCCAGAGGTTCGTTAAGGACTTCGTTGCTGCATGGGATAAGGTCATGAACCTGGACAGATTTGATGTTAAGAAGGGTGGAAACAAGAAGGCCGCCCGCCTGTAG
- a CDS encoding glycosyl transferase (similar to Metarhizium acridum CQMa 102 XP_007812607.1), whose translation MLLSPRFLRVRPRVLVLAGIVFCVVLWSLLSGSGKRPQLLDQETIRRRFPLAWEHIQQFNRSDSGAWYIPPSWQGDHAEPEHILEAAKFASDAAKLSPHRQMPYSNIPLVVHQKWNDADLTRLNSDLLSYIERWLEYSTSANDTFREMAYFFWADAGVSALVNTYEPDFLADYQSMFSRVEKVDIFRVLACKWFGGIYGDVDTEPLQHPADWIQKEDITQWTDEETGDIYGMELPTGKGADAKLAEIRPVNLLWGLEADTDPNSDQYWRMGYSHPVQLTNWAMASARQHPVLYRFMDRLQDKLVTEKQATLQSENGHTAKDHDPLTRTGPAAVTEATIIWLKKQVGLRWNAMSGLKDGGRAKLASDVLVLPITGFSPGRGKFGNMGSKPYTDPDARLAHHAMGSWHKFDPVVEYGKFCRTFFGMCKDWSKVPS comes from the exons ATGCTCCTCTCTCCTCGCTTTCTGCGAGTACGCCCGCGCGTGCTGGTTCTCGCAGGTATCGTCTTTTGTGTTGTTCTTTGGTCTCTTCTTTCGGGCTCTGGCAAGCGCCCTCAGCTCCTGGATCAAGAAACAATTCGACGGAGATTTCCCCTGGCTTGGGAACATATTCAGCAGTTCAATCGTTCAGACAGCGGAG CTTGGTATATCCCCCCCTCATGGCAGGGCGACCATGCCGAACCCGAACACATCCTCGAGGCTGCCAAGTTTGCCTCCGACGCCGCCAAACTAAGTCCCCATCGACAAATGCCCTATTCCAATATTCCTCTTGTCGTTCACCAGAAGTGGAACGACGCCGACCTCACCCGACTCAACAGCGATCTTCTAAGCTACATTGAGAGATGGCTCGAGTACTCTACCTCTGCAAACGATACGTTCCGCGAGATGGCATATTTCTTCTGGGCGGATGCGGGCGTCTCGGCGTTGGTGAACACATACGAGCCCGACTTTTTGGCAGATTATCAATCCATGTTCTCTAGGGTCGAAAAGGTTGATATTTTCCGAGTCTTGGCCTGCAAGTGGTTCGGCGGTATC TACGGCGACGTTGATACCGAACCACTCCAACACCCTGCCGATTGGATTCAAAAAGAGGACATCACGCAGTGGACTGATGAAGAAACTGGCGACATCTACGGCATGGAATTGCCTACGGGCAAAGGCGCAGACGCCAAGCTAGCAGAAATTCGGCCTGTCAACCTCCTCTGGGGACTCGAGGCAGACACGGACCCTAATAGCGATCAGTACTGGCGAATGGGCTATTCACACCCCGTGCAACTTACAAACTGGGCCATGGCCTCTGCGCGCCAGCACCCTGTTCTGTATCGCTTCATGGACCGCTTGCAGGACAAGCTTGTGACCGAAAAACAGGCGACATTACAGTCGGAAAATGGGCACACGGCCAAGGATCACGACCCGTTGACCCGTACCGGGCCGGCAGCTGTGACAGAAGCCACCATTATTTGGCTCAAAAAACAAGTTGGCCTGCGGTGGAATGCAATGTCAGGCTTGAAAGACGGCGGACGCGCCAAGCTGGCATCGGATGTGCTCGTTTTGCCCATCACTGGCTTCAG TCCTGGCCGCGGCAAGTTCGGCAACATGGGCTCCAAGCCGTACACAGACCCGGATGCCCGACTGGCTCACCACGCCATGGGATCGTGGCACAAGTTTGATCCTGTCGTGGAATACGGCAAGTTCTGTCGAACTTTTTTCGGCATGTGCAAGGACTGGAGCAAGGTGCCGTCATGA